ACGAGTCTGATAAACTGATATTCGAagacaattaaaattaatacgacTACGCTGTCAACTGATTTACAAAAATAACGGGTGGGTTTTATTCGAGAAAACGAAATGTGATCGTAAGTAAAGGAAATAAAAATGGAGATTCACCGTGCTcgtgttattaaaatttaattcatttattatttaatgacATAAATTCCACAAAAGCGTCCAACCAAATGATTTTTAATATCGTACAATTAAAGTCTCTGTTTCTTTTCCGACCTATTCGCTGGCTAATGGTTTCCGCGATAGCATTAAtgataaaagaaattaataacaatactaGTAAAAATAATACCTATTCCTATGTTCTAAGAATATTTGactaaatttgttaatatcaaATAATATCGTTAACATTATTTGTTAAGTATTGCCATTTTTCAGTTACCACGCACATTACAGCATTCTTTGTTGTTCTGATTTCTGGCGAAATACATGCTTACAAGGTataacaatatgaaaattgcatatatatatactacCAGTCAAAATATTCTCTCAGAAAAATAGAATATCTAATACACAAACAAATAATATTGGTTTTTCATTCGTATGCCCTGTATATTATCCAAAGATTAGTTAAACTATCGTTATCAGTCTGTAATGTCGAATAAACATTATCAAATGCTAGATATGCATTTTACATGATTATTTATCTTTGTGTAATATATCTCGCAAGAAATCATTAAAATTCCCTGCCCCGTTTAGATTCccttagatttaaatatattttacgtGATCACAGTAAATGTTATTTAAgttgttaattatttaataattatcgtAAGCTTATCGACCAAAATAATAAACGTGCAATTCTTGTCAAAGAGTATTTTATCCTCATAGATACAACGCatgtttcaaattaaattttaatgtaaacatGGCATAACTTCTGAGCAAACTAGTAATCTTCGCGTGAACTTTTATCCAATACAAACTATCAAAAATATACTATCATAAATTAAATGCCTTAATGACTGATAATTATACATACTTAATTTGTTTTATACAATACGCACGATTATTTTGCACttgttatacatataaatatattataaattatctaTAAAGCTTTGTACACTTTTAAGTTATAAACAACCATCGATTTACAGAAGTTAGTATATCGCCGACAGATCAAAcgcatttataaaaatatgcatcGAATAGATGGTGAAAAGTGTAcacttatttaaaataatatatattatcttAAATAATTGTACActtttagaaaatattcgattGTTTTTTAAACTGAAGACACGTCTGTGACTTCGATTCTGGATATTGGTTTGGCAGGttttactgttatgaaatcGTTTATATTTCCACTAGACACCCCGATACATAGCTGCTGTAAATTTGCCATTATTGAATCAACCTGTATCGGTTCGTCCGGTAAACTACTGTTCTTTCTAAGTTTATTAAAATGGAGATAACAAATACCACGATGTCCTAGCCAAATTATTTCATTTGGTTTGATACCGCGTTCTAGCAAAGCATTCTTTAAATCGCGTATTCTTACGCTAGACGAaatgtttgataattttaaagaaaactcAACCTGAGATTTAGATTTCAGTCTCAAATTTTTACGACGCTGCATATTCTTATCGTTGCCTTCGACTTTCTCCTAAAACATTGCAATAATGACGTGATACGGATTtaatatacataaattattAGTATATCTTACCTCAACTACATCGGAAAATACATTGTCATCCCCTGACTTAATCTTACTAGATGTAGGTTTTTTAAGAACACTTGTCTTTACTTCCTGTTTCTCTCCATCTTCGTTAACATCATTAACACTTGATGCAGGTTTTCTTGCCTTAAAAcgtcttttattttttatataatgagAACGATTAGATTTTTGTGTCTCTATATCTGAGTCCTCTTCTTTTAAAGTTACTATTTTTCCTTCTCTGGGAAAAGTATAACAATTTGGTACAATTGTGTATCAGTGTGCAATATCAATTACACGTTTCAATACATACTTTTCATCCATTTCTTTTAGCTGCTGCAATACTTGCATAGATTTAATTCTCCTTTCGCTAAGCATATGCCATATAATGCAACTAGGTTTCTTTAACTTTGGATTTACTACTATTGTTTGAGTAGGTGTAACAATTATATCAACAGGTACATcgtattctttaaatatttgagGTGGAAGACTATCAAAGACTTGACAGTCATGCACAGTTGTAATAACTATGGTATCTTGTGTAACTGCACCCATCCTCATCATCATAGCAAATTCTAAATCTGCGAATCCTTTACCTTTACCCAATCTGTATCCATCACGACTTACACACACAGACCCCAATACCACAAGATCTATCTGTGATCAAAAAAGAATAATGTACAAAATAATGAAAACAGATGTAAATAatgataaatttttattgaaataataaataaagtatACCTTTATTTTAGAATCTAAACCAAGAGGTTTCCCAGCTACTATCAAGCCATGAATTTTTGATAATGTTCTTAATTCATTTTTAGAAGCACCAGCAACTGGTGTAACATGAAGAAACAAGCCAGATCTTAATTTGGGAATTGGAACCAATATTTCCTTATTAGCTTCTAATGCTAGGAACCTTACAGGTTCTTGTGGTTTATCTGGATTTGTCTTTATAACCTTTGCCTGCTTAAACTCATCCAACTCTGCTAAACGCTGTGCTGCTTCAGCAGCACCTTTAAAGTTTGGTATACGATCGTATACACTCAAAGGAAAATTAACTAAATCATTTGTCATCAAATAATCCCACACTTTTTGACGAAAACTATGCTTAGTCACTTCTTGTGCTAGAAAATATAAGATTAGTATTTTCTATCACTTTTACATATATTTATGCCTGCTTCTATCCCTTCAACAGTTATTATtgtcaaataataaatttttagcaaaatttattattgttcGTGACTCATTAATGGACCAtactatcaattttttaaataatttaatattgtcactatcataataaaattaaaaatatgtgaaacataaaaaatttaatatatattaaaaatatgaattaaaatCAATGCTTTTACGAACAAATATTCTAAATTGCAAATacgtatttaataaataaatgtttatagtACATAAAAGAATTACTCACGTAATTGTTCTTCagtcatttttatgaaatatgttaAATGACTTACAAAtcgtattaattataatttataacaatcccttctaaaaaaattttatattataaaaatagattATATGATTTATCTCCAGTTTCTTTTATCCTTGTTTCTATTTCTATGTAAAATCATGTCGGTAAACTTGTCATGATAAaatccaccagaatttccgatGTTGATAATATTTGAATCTCATCGAAAATATTCATGAACATGCATTTTGCCAAATAAGCTTTACATAATTTTactacagaatgaaataggttATCATGTTTGACATTTCCGATTGCAGGAGAATAAGACACAGCTGTCGTAACTACGCAGACATGACTGGCGCGAACAttcatgtatatatacatatatatatagtagGAAAAAAGTATTCaaacttatctaaattatcatatacaataagaataaaaaattagagTGTAATATGtctaataatataatttcattaatataaAACTATAATAAAATAGTAGCGTAATAAGTTTATAGACTAAGCAAGTTAATGTAAATCATTGGTAAACTAGAGGAATTATTTCAAATTGCTGGTAGCATTGTTCATTACATTTTATAGTAATGAAAAGATATTATACAGACTCGATCTACTCCGAAAAAACGCGAAGCAAAACGATTACGAATGGCAGGCTCGTACGCACCTCATACTACTTAGGTACCATTCATAAACGTTCGAAGTTAATAATATCAATGGAAAATCAAGTTATCTAACTTGTACTTATTTTCTATTCTTCTATGTGacatacgaaataaaattttctataattttcaattcaattctcttaataatttccaaatttaatatattactgATATATGAATACAAGAGTGAGATAGACAATTTAGGGTCCATTGTGAAAAATGGCTTTACTCGCGAGGAACATCTGCAAAGTATTTTCACAGGTAATgaatatacaaataaaatataaaacctTTGATCTTGTGAGATATTTGCAATGTTATAAGTTAAAACTATCGTCGAATTTTAACTcaaagtatcgtcgaatcttgTTCATTCGTCCAAATAGTTACCAATGACTATTGCAAGGACGtttcatatagaataacttctTTCAAAGATgcgtataaaatttatttaattttatttaatgataAATTTCAAAGCTTATATGAATACTTTGTAACtacaaaatgttaaaataaatcAATTGTTAGAAATTCAATTAACGAAATAGATTAAATGATCGATAAATGTGTTACTCAATCATTACGTTCACGactatattgttataaatatagcTTGTcggatataatttttataattttattatatgtaaaaaaaatatattgtccGTGCTACTAAATTATATTCATTTGACTTCATTCACAATTTTTGCCAATTTATACCTAAATTGTTATTTACAGACTGCTCAAAAAGGAGCTGTCAGGTCTATTCATGTTGGAGCAATTCGTCTACAAGATTCTGTACGTATTATATTATCCTTTAAAAATCTATACTATATACAtatgattttaataatattttctttcagAACATTGAGCAAGAGGGAAGTGTAAAATGTACACTTATACCAGGAGATGGTGTTGGACCGGAATTGGTAGTTTCTGTTCAAAGTGTTTTCAAAGCTGCAAATGTACCAGTTGAATTTGAACCCTACTTTCTCTCAGAGGTAAACCCAACTCTAAGTGCACCACTTGAACAAGTATCAAATAGTATCGCAAGAAATCGAGTATGTTTAAAGGTATATagtgttttaattaaaatattaatcattAATAATATCAAACATATCAATATAAATACCCACCATGTTTTCCAGGGTATTTTAGCAACACCAGACCATTCTATCAGTGGAGAGCTTCAAACATTGAACATGAAATTACGTAAAAGTCTAGATTTGTATTCAAATGTTGTTCACGTGAAATCTTTACCTGGTGTTAAatgccgtcacaaaaatgtagatTGCATTATTATCAGAGAACAAACAGAGGGAGAATATTCTGCATTAGAGCATGAATCGGTAAAAGGTGTAGTAGAATGTTTAAAAATAGTAACTGCTACCAAAAGTCAAAGAATTGCAAAGTTCGCATTCGATTATGCAGTGAAACATAATCGTAAGAAAGTCACTTGTGTACATAAAGCCAACATTATGAAGCTTGGTGATGGTCTTTTCCTAAAATCATGCCAAGAAATTGCTAAGATGTATCCTAGGTAATTATAAATAGTTTTTATTTTCTAGATTCATAGTAACATTTAGTATTGACAGACTATTGATATAACTTCAGAATCACATTTGAAACAATGATTGTGGATAATTGTACAATGCAAATGGTGTCCAATCCACATCAATTTGATGTAATGGTATTACCAAATTTATATGGTAATATTGTGGACAATTTGGCATCTGGTCTAGTTGGCGGTGCTGGTGTGGTTGCAGGTGCTAGTTACAGCCCCGAGTGTGTTGTCTTTGAACCAGTAAGATCAATGTCAATAaagcataaaaattattaatttttcaaaatgtagatcaaaatataatacaaaatttgatttctatacAGGGTGCAAGACATACATATTCAGAAGCTGTTGGTAAAAATGTTGCAAATCCTACTGCTATGCTTTTGTGCGCTGTAAAACTTTTACGCCATGTAAATTTGAAACGTTATAGTGAGCAAATTAAGGATGCATTAAATCGTGTTCTAAATGATGGAAAAGTATTAACAAAAGATTTGGGTGGACAGAGTTCTACAACAGAATTTACGACTGCTGTAATACActgccttcgttaatttcgagTCTGTATTAACTTTGAAAAGACTTACATATGTAATATAGAACAACATAGAATAGGAGCATTATGCTCGTTTCTTGTTGATAGGAATATTTAACATAACTATGTTAAATACATAGTATTatcctattataaattttacctaaCCTATCTGCTTTGGATATGAGTTATGACATtaggattttatttaaaaagggttacatattataaataagaaaggCCAACATGTTTGCGTCAACACTATATTTATAACTGAAACCATGTTTATAATCAGACAATGCCAGTTGTATGATAATAGTGTAATATTCGAATTGTACATTAATAAAATATGCTACCTCgtattatttttgtatatttgaTGACATACTGTTATTTTTCTGATATGTTACTTTACATGAGATTTGcaaaacataataatttataaaattccaagaaatatataaaaataattaatttaatgtttagaaatatttaattaaaacatAATATTTAGATTGCCATAATTAAATTCATttacatattttcaaaaaaattttcgtaaaaataatggacgTTTTACATTTTTACTCGCCGCCGATAAATTaatctttataaaaatgacatttCATTTTTACGTACGGTAAAAGGAATCTgtcaaaaaacacgtgccacgATGGATACGGGCCAGCATGCGATAGACCTTATTCATCAAGACATTGTGAAAAATCACCTTCAAGTTACAGCTTTAATACAAGTAAATATTatctataacaataatttttaataatagtcATAATATAACCTGAATTACGATACGACATTTCTTGTGCTGATGTCAAATATAATATAAGTGAAACATATTTATCGTATCGTTAATACATTTAGATTTGTAATTATCACAGATTTTATTGTAAATAACTTATTAAGGTAACGTTTTTTTTTGTAGTAAGAACTATACGTGATATATATCTTTTAgaggttaaataaaaaatttatatttttattttaatttatttaagaaaatatgCAGAATCATTTGAATTTTTCAGGATATTCAGCAGTGTACTGGACCTTTAGAATTACTTAACGAATTAAATGTAGAAGGTAGAGCAAAAATAGCAGCTTTAAAGACATCTATAGATAATTTAGCAACTGTAGCAGAAAGAGAACTTtcagaaaaaaaaaagacagaATTATTGGCAGAAGTAGACACTTACAAACAACAACTTAATACTTCGTTAGCTGCATTTCGTAAAGCAAATGTTATTAGCGTGTGCGTGATAGATAAACTTGCCAAAGAAGAACTGCTCTCTATGTCCGAAGAGCATCAAGCTGCTGCACGTAGAAGACACGACAAACATAGCTTAGCAAATACATCAAGTCATCTTACTGACAAACTTTTAAGTATATCTAGACACTTAGCTGAAACAACCCAAAGAAGTGCAGACACATTGGATACATTAAGTATATAGCACATTTCTTATAAATATACCCTTAAACATTAgaacataatttttaatttgttgttttaaattttttagtAATATCATCGGATAAAGTTACAAGTACCAaagatgaattagaacatcagcAACAAGTTATAGTTCAATGTGGAAAACTCTTAGGCAAATATGGTAGGAGGGAAGTTACTGATAAAGCTTTAGTAGCATTGGCATTTGCATTTTTTCTTGCCtgtgttttttatattttacaaaaaaggCTATTTTAAAAGTACAAAATGTTATACAcagaaaagtaaaaaatatatttttcaagaagtggtaattatgtataatattatttattatttaactttaacaaaagtatattttataattgtattattttattgtgaATGTAAGAATATGTTTaggattaaaaatattacaaggTACATCTCTTTTTATAAATCTCAATATGCATGTATACTCCATCACCAAAATTGATTAAATATTGCCAGTTGTTTTTGAATTAGACTATCCTGTAATAAAAATGTGCTGTAGAAAATGTAAAATTGATATCCCTATAATATGTTTTCAATGAATTCAATTAATGGATATTATATAATCGACTGTACATTTTTACAACTGTTCATAAATTCTTCCTGAGATATAACTCCGTCCTTATCAATGTCCATCTTTTCAAAAACCTTATCCACGTGCCTGTCGACCATTCGTTGAATAATCTGGCCGTTATGTAGCATTTCATAAACCGCGGACACTATAACCAACATTTCTTTTCTGGTGATATAACCATCCCCGTTTAGGTCATAAAATCTGATGTGGGACAAAAGTAGAAAGTAACATTAAACGCGTTATGAGTCAACAGATAGTTTGGCGAAATGATTACCTGAAGATCCACGAGAGTTTCTGATCTACGTCACCGTTGGTAATTAGGGCTATTTCGCTAAGGAGATCTCCGAAGCTAACGATACCATCCCTATCCTTGTCAAAAGCATTAAAAACGATTTGCGTGTATTTCGCTGGATCTCCTAATGGAAATAACTTTGCGTAAGCTGGCTTTAGATCATTCGTGGTTACGGCCCCTCTAGGACAATATTGCTTGAAGACGCGATATAGCTTCCGTATTTCGTCCTTTGAAAATCCCGTTTGGCATGTCAAGGAAGAGAGTCGTTCCGGAAGTATGTACAGTGGTTGTTTCTCATCGTCTTGCATATTCTCTACGAAAACGCAGTGAGGTTGAACACTCGTCGAAGTTTCTAAAAGTATTGAAAATAGCCTTGTACGATAATTTTCCTATTCCTTTAGAAATTGATATCGCAATACCGAAGAGGAAAGTAACAACACGGTACAGTAAATTCGAGCGTTTTGCAATTTAATTCCACGTTGGAAAAATAGTACACTAATATCGTACTCTTTTATCTAGGTGTCTAAATGTCTAAATTTTTACCGACATACCAGTTATCTTACGGATGCTCCTCTTCATTTTCTTGAAACTCCGTTGCATTTTTAGCGATAGATTTATACAATTCCTAATCTGTTGAATACCGTTATcatcgatattcaaactattggGCATTATCGTGGTGCGACTTCGATCGTTAAGAATGcctgaataaaatgaaaaaaatgttcgcagtgaGAAAGAAGATgtttgtttatttttcaatgaaaaaagATATGGTATTACTTGGGTGTTACCATCCTTAACCGTTTTATcatcatctgaacagatagttaAAGGAGGAAAAGATCGTGTGAATTGTCGAGAAAACCGAAATGTAGAAGCTTTCTCAGTCAGAAGTAAAGCAGAACTGACGTACGTGGTACAGTTGTTTTCGAACTGCCTCAAGGAAACTACTGTTCAAAATATTTAGACAATTTACCCTATCCATAGCTGTAAATTTAACTTATGAACTTCAAGTTTCTCGAATATCCCGAAAGAAACGCTCTACTTGTACGTTATAGTGTCGAAACTGATTCTtcgatattaat
The sequence above is drawn from the Lasioglossum baleicum unplaced genomic scaffold, iyLasBale1 scaffold2059, whole genome shotgun sequence genome and encodes:
- the LOC143221201 gene encoding isocitrate dehydrogenase [NAD] subunit beta, mitochondrial-like: MALLARNICKVFSQTAQKGAVRSIHVGAIRLQDSNIEQEGSVKCTLIPGDGVGPELVVSVQSVFKAANVPVEFEPYFLSEVNPTLSAPLEQVSNSIARNRVCLKGILATPDHSISGELQTLNMKLRKSLDLYSNVVHVKSLPGVKCRHKNVDCIIIREQTEGEYSALEHESVKGVVECLKIVTATKSQRIAKFAFDYAVKHNRKKVTCVHKANIMKLGDGLFLKSCQEIAKMYPRITFETMIVDNCTMQMVSNPHQFDVMVLPNLYGNIVDNLASGLVGGAGVVAGASYSPECVVFEPGARHTYSEAVGKNVANPTAMLLCAVKLLRHVNLKRYSEQIKDALNRVLNDGKVLTKDLGGQSSTTEFTTAVIHCLR
- the LOC143221203 gene encoding vesicle transport protein SEC20-like — its product is MDTGQHAIDLIHQDIVKNHLQVTALIQDIQQCTGPLELLNELNVEGRAKIAALKTSIDNLATVAERELSEKKKTELLAEVDTYKQQLNTSLAAFRKANVISVCVIDKLAKEELLSMSEEHQAAARRRHDKHSLANTSSHLTDKLLSISRHLAETTQRSADTLDTLIISSDKVTSTKDELEHQQQVIVQCGKLLGKYGRREVTDKALVALAFAFFLACVFYILQKRLF
- the LOC143221202 gene encoding neuronal calcium sensor 1-like yields the protein ISKHVIILLIVNCPIYAVILCQGILNDRSRTTIMPNSLNIDDNGIQQIRNCINLSLKMQRSFKKMKRSIRKITETSTSVQPHCVFVENMQDDEKQPLYILPERLSSLTCQTGFSKDEIRKLYRVFKQYCPRGAVTTNDLKPAYAKLFPLGDPAKYTQIVFNAFDKDRDGIVSFGDLLSEIALITNGDVDQKLSWIFRFYDLNGDGYITRKEMLVIVSAVYEMLHNGQIIQRMVDRHVDKVFEKMDIDKDGVISQEEFMNSCKNDSLIQKQLAIFNQFW
- the LOC143221204 gene encoding methenyltetrahydrofolate synthase domain-containing protein-like — protein: MTEEQLPQEVTKHSFRQKVWDYLMTNDLVNFPLSVYDRIPNFKGAAEAAQRLAELDEFKQAKVIKTNPDKPQEPVRFLALEANKEILVPIPKLRSGLFLHVTPVAGASKNELRTLSKIHGLIVAGKPLGLDSKIKIDLVVLGSVCVSRDGYRLGKGKGFADLEFAMMMRMGAVTQDTIVITTVHDCQVFDSLPPQIFKEYDVPVDIIVTPTQTIVVNPKLKKPSCIIWHMLSERRIKSMQVLQQLKEMDEKEGKIVTLKEEDSDIETQKSNRSHYIKNKRRFKARKPASSVNDVNEDGEKQEVKTSVLKKPTSSKIKSGDDNVFSDVVEEKVEGNDKNMQRRKNLRLKSKSQVEFSLKLSNISSSVRIRDLKNALLERGIKPNEIIWLGHRGICYLHFNKLRKNSSLPDEPIQVDSIMANLQQLCIGVSSGNINDFITVKPAKPISRIEVTDVSSV